The Eubacteriaceae bacterium Marseille-Q4139 genome has a window encoding:
- the lexA gene encoding transcriptional repressor LexA, producing the protein MSQGRITEKQKEILEYIKETILKKGYPPAVREICEAVNLKSTSSVHSHLETLEKNGYIRRDPTKPRTIEILDDDFALTRREMVNVPLIGTVAAGVPILAQENIESYMPFPAEMLPNKDIFMLRVKGESMIEAGILNGDQVLVSSQSTAENGEMVVALVDDSATVKTFYKEDGHYRLQPQNSSMEPIIVDDVQILGKVIGLFRIMN; encoded by the coding sequence ATGAGTCAGGGAAGAATCACCGAAAAACAGAAAGAGATTTTAGAATATATTAAAGAAACCATATTAAAGAAGGGATACCCGCCGGCCGTGCGTGAAATCTGCGAGGCCGTCAACTTAAAGTCCACGTCCTCCGTCCACTCTCACCTTGAGACGCTGGAAAAGAACGGCTATATCCGCCGGGATCCTACCAAACCGAGGACGATTGAAATTCTGGATGATGATTTTGCACTGACGCGGCGGGAAATGGTGAACGTCCCGCTCATCGGGACGGTGGCGGCCGGCGTGCCGATCCTGGCACAGGAAAATATTGAAAGCTATATGCCGTTTCCTGCGGAAATGCTTCCGAATAAGGATATCTTTATGCTCCGCGTAAAAGGGGAAAGTATGATCGAAGCCGGTATTCTGAATGGAGATCAGGTGCTTGTATCCAGTCAGTCCACGGCAGAAAACGGGGAAATGGTTGTTGCTCTCGTGGATGATTCTGCCACAGTTAAAACCTTTTATAAGGAAGACGGCCACTACCGTCTCCAGCCGCAGAATTCTTCCATGGAGCCGATTATCGTTGATGATGTGCAGATCCTAGGAAAAGTCATTGGACTGTTCCGTATCATGAATTAA
- the rpmA gene encoding 50S ribosomal protein L27 — protein MFKMNLQLFAHKKGVGSTKNGRDSESKRLGAKRADGQFVLAGNILYRQRGTKIHPGLNVGRGGDDTLFAKVDGVVRFERKGRDKKQVSVYPKAINE, from the coding sequence ATGTTTAAGATGAACCTTCAGTTATTTGCTCATAAGAAAGGTGTCGGTTCCACAAAGAACGGCAGAGATTCCGAATCCAAACGTCTTGGAGCAAAAAGAGCAGACGGACAGTTCGTGTTAGCCGGAAATATTCTTTACAGACAGCGCGGAACGAAAATCCATCCGGGTCTTAACGTAGGACGCGGCGGAGATGATACCTTGTTTGCCAAGGTTGACGGCGTTGTAAGATTTGAGAGGAAGGGCAGAGACAAAAAGCAGGTTTCTGTATATCCGAAGGCAATCAACGAATAA
- the yhbY gene encoding ribosome assembly RNA-binding protein YhbY, producing MTSKQRAYLKGLAMNMTPILQIGKSSLTPEVTQSAAEALEARELIKIHILKNCADDGKELAAMLAERTHSQVVQVIGKMIVLYKPAKEEKDRKIVLPQ from the coding sequence ATGACGAGCAAACAGAGGGCTTATTTAAAGGGGCTTGCAATGAACATGACCCCAATCCTCCAGATTGGCAAGTCCAGTCTGACGCCCGAAGTGACCCAGTCTGCGGCGGAGGCGCTGGAAGCCAGGGAGCTGATAAAGATCCACATTTTAAAGAACTGCGCCGACGATGGGAAAGAGCTGGCGGCCATGCTGGCAGAGCGCACCCATTCGCAGGTTGTCCAGGTCATCGGCAAAATGATTGTATTATATAAGCCGGCAAAAGAGGAAAAGGACAGAAAAATCGTCCTTCCGCAGTAA
- the obgE gene encoding GTPase ObgE: MFTDSAKVFIKSGNGGNGHVSFRRELYVANGGPDGGDGGRGGDIIFEVDDGLNTLVDFRHVRKYVAESGGEGGKRRCHGADGKDLIIKVPEGTVVKDMESGKVITDMSGENRREIILKGGKGGLGNMHYATATMQVPKYAQPGKPGQELWVQLELKVIADVGLVGFPNVGKSTLLSRVSNARPKIANYHFTTLNPHLGVVNMGDGNSFVMADIPGLIEGAADGAGLGHEFLRHIERTKILLHVVDAASVEGRDPVEDIRTIMQELEAYNPGLLELPQVIAANKMDVFYEEEESPIARLKREFEPEIPVFAISAVSGNGVEELLAHLFQLLKSADRTPKIFEKEFEIEYQGDRNLPYTVEKAEDGVYVVEGPRIEKMLGYTNLDSEKGFDFFQKFLKQTGILADLEKAGIEEGDTVRMYGLEFDYYK, translated from the coding sequence ATGTTTACAGACAGTGCAAAGGTATTTATTAAATCCGGAAACGGCGGAAACGGCCATGTGAGCTTCCGGCGCGAGCTCTATGTGGCAAACGGCGGGCCGGACGGAGGCGACGGCGGAAGAGGCGGCGACATCATTTTCGAGGTGGACGACGGCTTAAACACCCTTGTGGACTTTCGGCATGTAAGGAAATACGTCGCAGAAAGCGGCGGGGAAGGCGGAAAGCGCCGCTGCCATGGCGCGGACGGAAAGGATCTCATCATCAAGGTTCCGGAAGGAACGGTCGTTAAAGACATGGAATCCGGAAAAGTGATTACCGACATGTCCGGTGAGAACCGCCGGGAAATCATTTTAAAGGGCGGAAAGGGCGGCCTTGGCAACATGCATTATGCCACGGCTACCATGCAGGTTCCCAAATACGCACAGCCTGGAAAGCCAGGTCAGGAGCTTTGGGTTCAGCTTGAGCTAAAGGTAATCGCTGATGTGGGCCTCGTGGGCTTTCCTAATGTAGGAAAATCCACATTGCTTTCCAGGGTTTCCAATGCCCGGCCGAAAATTGCAAACTATCATTTCACCACCCTGAACCCGCACCTCGGCGTCGTGAACATGGGAGACGGAAACAGCTTTGTTATGGCAGATATTCCCGGCCTCATAGAAGGCGCTGCCGACGGAGCCGGACTCGGACACGAATTCCTGCGCCATATCGAGAGGACAAAAATTCTTCTCCATGTGGTAGATGCGGCTTCTGTCGAAGGACGCGATCCGGTGGAGGACATCCGGACGATCATGCAGGAGCTTGAGGCATATAATCCAGGCCTTCTTGAGCTTCCGCAGGTGATCGCAGCCAATAAAATGGACGTGTTTTATGAGGAAGAGGAGAGCCCAATTGCACGCCTCAAAAGGGAATTTGAACCGGAAATCCCGGTTTTTGCAATTTCTGCTGTCAGCGGAAACGGTGTGGAAGAGCTTTTGGCGCATCTGTTCCAGCTTTTAAAATCTGCCGACCGGACGCCGAAAATTTTTGAAAAAGAGTTTGAAATCGAATACCAGGGAGACAGGAATCTTCCTTATACGGTGGAGAAGGCAGAGGACGGCGTCTATGTGGTGGAAGGCCCGAGGATCGAGAAGATGCTTGGATATACGAATCTGGATTCCGAAAAGGGCTTTGACTTCTTCCAGAAATTCTTGAAGCAGACAGGAATCCTGGCCGATTTGGAAAAAGCTGGAATTGAAGAAGGCGACACTGTCCGCATGTACGGGCTGGAATTCGATTACTACAAATAA
- a CDS encoding LysM peptidoglycan-binding domain-containing protein, producing the protein MKKTLVLFIVSVIVISCFFGKTLVMANAEENHPPRYRYYTNIEIQEGDTLWTIAEQYCENSGMDVREYVRELQKMNQLSNDHILAGDSLAVVYFTDTPLPE; encoded by the coding sequence ATGAAAAAAACATTAGTCCTTTTTATTGTATCTGTAATCGTAATTTCATGTTTTTTTGGCAAAACGCTGGTGATGGCAAATGCAGAAGAAAACCATCCGCCGCGTTACCGTTACTATACAAATATCGAAATTCAGGAAGGAGATACCCTCTGGACGATTGCAGAGCAGTACTGCGAAAATTCCGGAATGGATGTCAGGGAGTATGTCCGAGAGCTGCAAAAAATGAATCAGCTTTCCAACGATCATATCCTGGCAGGAGATTCTCTGGCAGTCGTCTATTTTACGGACACACCGCTTCCGGAATAG
- the nadD gene encoding nicotinate-nucleotide adenylyltransferase — MKRIGIMGGTFDPVHNGHLLLGRQAHEEFDLDEIWYMPSHIPPHKKDHLITPGEDRIQMLKLALKDIPYCKVSDFEMNRPGNTYTARTLELLKEKYPNTRFYFIVGADSLFQIESWYHPEKVMALASILAAGRQYESHGITLAEQAEHLKQTYGADVHLLHNEENAAASADIRRRVREGKSISGVVPKAVAEYIRDRRLYVAGGDGKEL; from the coding sequence ATGAAACGCATCGGCATCATGGGCGGCACCTTTGATCCTGTCCATAACGGGCATCTGCTTTTAGGGCGGCAGGCTCATGAAGAGTTTGATCTTGATGAAATCTGGTATATGCCGTCGCATATCCCGCCCCATAAAAAGGATCATCTGATTACGCCGGGGGAAGACAGGATCCAGATGCTTAAGCTGGCATTAAAGGACATCCCTTACTGCAAGGTTTCGGATTTCGAGATGAACCGGCCTGGGAACACGTACACGGCCAGGACACTTGAACTTTTGAAAGAGAAGTATCCAAATACAAGGTTCTACTTCATCGTGGGGGCAGATTCCCTGTTTCAGATTGAATCTTGGTACCATCCGGAAAAGGTAATGGCCCTGGCTTCGATTCTTGCGGCAGGAAGGCAATATGAAAGCCACGGCATCACGCTGGCCGAGCAGGCCGAGCATCTTAAGCAAACCTATGGCGCCGATGTCCATCTGCTCCATAATGAAGAAAACGCTGCTGCGTCGGCTGATATCCGCAGGCGTGTACGGGAAGGAAAGTCCATAAGCGGAGTCGTGCCAAAAGCCGTTGCAGAATATATCAGAGACCGCCGCCTTTACGTGGCCGGCGGGGACGGAAAGGAACTGTGA
- the yqeK gene encoding bis(5'-nucleosyl)-tetraphosphatase (symmetrical) YqeK — protein sequence MDERVPEIRKHLKKKLDPMRYEHTLGVSYTCQALAMRYGYDLDKAELAGLLHDCAKRYDGETLLSKCLARNLQVTPSEERDPSLLHAKLGAYMAREKYGVEDPEILQAIECHTTGRCGMTLLDKILYAADYIEPRRYKAGNLPEMRKLAFLDLDEACLAIMESTLTYLRSREFSIDTATVLACEDMKRAVEEKRKHIKIQDIKNQMESKEETAFETVKRAGENRRRGIVREKRRRYKNYRH from the coding sequence ATGGATGAGAGAGTACCGGAAATAAGAAAACATTTGAAAAAAAAGCTGGATCCCATGCGGTATGAGCATACGCTTGGGGTCTCTTATACCTGTCAGGCTCTTGCCATGCGTTATGGGTATGATCTTGACAAGGCAGAGCTGGCGGGGCTTCTGCACGACTGCGCCAAGCGGTACGACGGGGAAACCCTGCTCTCCAAATGTCTTGCCAGGAATCTTCAGGTAACTCCGTCAGAGGAGAGGGATCCGTCCCTTCTCCATGCAAAGCTCGGCGCTTACATGGCCAGAGAAAAGTATGGCGTCGAGGATCCGGAGATCCTTCAGGCCATTGAATGCCATACTACGGGACGCTGCGGCATGACGCTTCTCGATAAAATCCTGTACGCGGCCGACTATATTGAGCCGCGCCGGTATAAGGCGGGAAATCTTCCCGAGATGCGGAAGCTGGCTTTCCTGGATCTTGATGAGGCATGCCTTGCGATTATGGAAAGTACCCTGACCTATTTAAGATCCCGGGAATTTTCTATTGATACTGCGACGGTTCTCGCCTGCGAGGATATGAAGCGTGCCGTCGAAGAAAAAAGGAAGCATATAAAAATACAGGATATCAAAAATCAAATGGAAAGCAAGGAGGAAACTGCATTTGAAACAGTCAAAAGAGCTGGTGAAAATCGCCGTAGAGGCATTGTCCGAGAAAAAAGGAGAAGATATAAAAATTATCGACATTGA
- the rsfS gene encoding ribosome silencing factor, with protein MKQSKELVKIAVEALSEKKGEDIKIIDIENVSVIADYFVLASASNTNQTQALVDNVEEQLFKAGYECRQKEGNSSSTWVLLDYGDVIVHVFSKEDRLFYDLERIWRDGKVMESLEELE; from the coding sequence TTGAAACAGTCAAAAGAGCTGGTGAAAATCGCCGTAGAGGCATTGTCCGAGAAAAAAGGAGAAGATATAAAAATTATCGACATTGAAAATGTCAGTGTCATTGCCGATTATTTCGTTCTGGCAAGTGCATCCAACACGAACCAGACTCAGGCGCTTGTCGACAATGTGGAGGAACAGCTTTTCAAGGCCGGCTATGAATGCAGGCAGAAGGAAGGAAACAGCAGCTCTACATGGGTGCTTTTGGATTACGGCGATGTGATTGTTCATGTATTTTCAAAAGAAGACAGGCTGTTCTATGATCTGGAGCGGATCTGGCGAGACGGAAAGGTCATGGAATCGCTGGAAGAATTAGAGTAG
- a CDS encoding ribosomal-processing cysteine protease Prp, giving the protein MIQVTILRGRDESVRGIEINGHAGFAEYGQDVICAAVSALALNMANSVEAFTDDHFEGSIAEDDGAFTFSFPEKMSSESQLLMKSLILGLENIRDEYGAEYINFRSREV; this is encoded by the coding sequence ATGATTCAGGTAACAATCCTTCGTGGCAGGGACGAATCCGTGCGGGGAATCGAGATCAACGGTCATGCTGGCTTTGCAGAATACGGACAGGATGTGATATGTGCTGCTGTTTCTGCACTGGCTCTCAACATGGCAAACTCCGTAGAGGCATTTACAGACGATCATTTTGAAGGCAGTATTGCAGAGGATGATGGTGCTTTTACTTTTTCGTTCCCGGAAAAAATGAGTTCTGAGTCACAGCTCCTGATGAAATCCCTGATCCTTGGACTGGAAAACATCCGGGATGAATATGGAGCAGAATATATCAACTTTCGATCCAGGGAGGTGTAA
- the rplU gene encoding 50S ribosomal protein L21 — translation MYAIIATGGKQYKVAEGDSIKIERLDAEVGSSVTFDQVLAVNNGELTIGCPTVDGATVSATVEKVGKGKKIIVYKYKSKTGYHKKNGHRQLYTQVKIDKINA, via the coding sequence ATGTACGCGATTATTGCAACAGGTGGTAAGCAGTACAAGGTGGCTGAAGGCGACAGCATCAAGATTGAAAGACTTGACGCAGAGGTTGGCTCTTCCGTAACTTTCGATCAGGTACTGGCTGTGAACAACGGCGAGCTTACAATCGGATGCCCGACCGTAGACGGTGCTACTGTATCCGCTACTGTGGAAAAAGTAGGCAAGGGCAAGAAAATTATCGTTTACAAGTATAAGAGCAAGACCGGCTATCATAAGAAGAACGGCCACAGACAGCTTTATACGCAGGTAAAGATCGACAAGATCAATGCTTAA
- a CDS encoding tyrosine-type recombinase/integrase, producing MATLTYHEQKDVENIKRLRGLIKELPYYCADFFRGIEPRTSTRTRIAYAYDLRIFFEFLRRANPEAEKLGKEIPLSFLEDLNVTDLEEYMEYLKCHPSITDDDVFNTERGIMRKVSSLKSFYNYFYRTQKIEKNPAALVQLPKLHQKEIIRLEIDEVAKLLDLVEDGEKLTERQKRYHEITKVRDLALMSLLLGTGIRVSECVGLNMNDVDMDACGIKIYRKGGKESIVYFSDEVRDVLDKYLEERQHIEAYPGHEEALFLSMQKKRMAVRSVENLVKKYASLAAPLKKITPHKLRSTYGTNLYRETGDIYLVADVLGHSDVNTTKKHYAALEDERRRMARNRVRLRED from the coding sequence ATGGCAACACTGACCTATCACGAACAAAAAGATGTAGAAAATATCAAACGGCTCCGGGGACTGATAAAAGAACTGCCCTATTACTGCGCGGATTTTTTCCGTGGAATTGAGCCGCGGACATCGACGCGAACCAGGATTGCCTATGCTTATGACCTGAGAATCTTTTTTGAATTCTTAAGGCGTGCCAATCCCGAGGCTGAGAAACTTGGAAAAGAGATTCCGCTTTCTTTTCTGGAAGATCTGAATGTCACAGATCTGGAAGAATATATGGAGTATCTGAAATGCCATCCAAGCATCACGGACGATGACGTCTTCAATACAGAGCGAGGAATTATGCGGAAAGTCTCTTCTTTGAAGAGTTTCTATAACTATTTTTACCGGACACAGAAGATTGAAAAGAATCCGGCAGCCCTTGTACAGCTTCCGAAGCTCCACCAGAAGGAAATTATCCGCCTGGAAATTGATGAAGTAGCAAAGCTTCTGGATCTTGTGGAAGACGGAGAAAAGCTGACAGAGCGCCAGAAACGCTATCATGAAATCACAAAGGTGCGCGATCTGGCACTGATGTCTCTTCTTCTTGGAACGGGGATCCGTGTCTCTGAATGTGTAGGGCTTAATATGAACGACGTGGATATGGACGCCTGCGGAATCAAAATCTATCGGAAAGGCGGAAAGGAATCTATCGTGTACTTCAGCGATGAAGTACGCGACGTCCTCGATAAATATCTGGAAGAGCGCCAGCATATAGAGGCATATCCCGGCCACGAAGAAGCCCTTTTCCTCTCCATGCAGAAGAAACGCATGGCTGTCAGGAGCGTCGAAAATCTGGTAAAAAAATATGCGTCCCTGGCAGCTCCTTTAAAAAAAATCACGCCGCATAAGCTTAGAAGCACCTATGGCACGAATCTTTACCGCGAAACAGGAGATATTTACCTGGTTGCCGACGTCCTTGGCCACAGCGATGTAAATACGACAAAGAAACATTACGCAGCTTTAGAGGACGAACGGCGCAGGATGGCAAGAAACCGTGTCAGGCTCCGGGAGGACTGA